AAAAATGAAAATGGTTTGGTCTTAAGTTTAGGGCGACCACCTTTCCAATATTTGATAAGCTGAATACCTGCCAACATAGCTTGCCCGATTCGAAATTGAATCATACATTGTAATTTTGTTCTTGAACAATAAACATTAAATTCAGGTGTAATTGAAATAATAGGTGTTGTATGCAACTGCATATATTGACTAACGATTCCAACCACTCCACCTTTTATCGACCATACTAATCCTGTCAGCATTCCTGTATGGGCAGCATCTCCAATTCCGATTTGTGAATGCCACTCAAATTCTTTCACTTTTACTTTCTTTAAAAACCGTCGTACTATTTTATGTAATCCCACTACATGCTGCAGAATTTCTTTTACATCATGTATCGCTTTTACTTCCTCTTCAGGTGTAATCTTTTCTTTTCCCTTTTTCACCTTTTTGTTTGAATTCTCATCACCAAGCTTCTGCTCTTGCTTAACAATTACATTAGCTTCATCATCAACCTTTATTAAGGGAATGGATATCGTATAACGAATTATGCCAAGCCATGCCCGAAACTTTATTTTTATATGATCATCATCTCCGACGTGAAGTAAATCAATGATAACTGTTAGTCTTGTCAGCAAAATAAGAGAAAAAAGGAATAATAATATCAATATAATGACTATGATCCAAACCATTATGTCACACCCTTTCATTTTGCATTATCACCTCTTAAAAATTAAAATAAACCTGCTATTTTATATAACAGGTTAAAAAATAAGCTTGGTGTTAAACAACTATAAGAGAGATGAAGACTAAAACTGTTAGGATTACGAAGAGAAATGGTCTTCATAAGGGCGATAAAGAACAAAATTGCTGGGAATTCGAAGACTCTTTTCACCTCAAGCCAAAATAAAAAGCCTGTTGATTAAACAACAGACTCTTCTTTGATTGATTTTGAAAATACTTTTTCATGAATAACTAGGGTGTCAGCAAAAATATCATGTAAAGCTTGTTTTTTTGGAGTAAATGCTGCAATCACATAACCAACCCAAATCATTTTTGAAATATACCTTCCAATTAACTCTCTGAATAAGATTGTACCCCAATTTAAATTTTCTTCTCCCTTAGTAGAAACTACTTTTAATCCAAAAACCATTTTTCCTAAGGTTTGCTTCAACAGTTTTGTCATGATCACAAAATATGCAAAAAATGTAATGGCAGTAATAATTGAAACAACTGAAAAGATATATGAATCATTTGTATCTATGCCTATTAATTGTAACAGGGGGTAAACAAGGATACGATTAATACTACCAATAACAATCAGGTCTATTAAATATGCCCAAAAACGAATCCAGAAGCCTGCTAGTAGATTTGTATAGTCTACAACTGTTTCTTTTTCTACAGGTTGATCCTTTTCAGGATGATCTAACCCCTCATATGTAGCGCCCACATACAGCCCTCCTTATTCAGAATATAAATACATTAGCCTTGGTGAGTTTGTATTTGATAGAAGCTGATAAAGATTTGACAGTTCAATGTCTTCCTTAAATACTTTGCCAGCAGTCATTGTTAGAAAGCTTTCAAAACCTAAAGCTGTACCGTATTGAATCACTTGCGCATCCTCTATTTTTAAATCCTTTTTCATTGCTTCAACTGTATCGTCAAAATAACCTAATTCATCAATTAAGTTAATTTCCTTCGCTTGTCTTCCATCATAAACTCGACCATCTGCAACCTTTCGTACCTGATCTTCTGACAATGGTCGTCCTTCTGTGATAACATCTACAAATCCCGAATAAGCATTATCGACCATTGATTGTAGAATGTTTCTTTCATCCTCTGTCATTTCACGGGTTGGTGAAAAAATATCTTTGTATGGTCCGCTCTTAATCGTTTCAAACTTCACACCATACTTTTCAGCCAATCCTCCATAGTTTATAGACTGCATAATTACACCTAAAGAACCAGTTAACGTATCGGGTGCAGCAAAGATTTTATCTCCTGCTGTAGAAATATAATATCCTCCTGATGCTGCTTGTGTTCCCATCGATACATATAATGGTTTTTTGCTAGCTTCTTTTAACTCAAGAAGTTTTTTATGTATTTCTGCACTTTCCACAACTCCGCCACCAGGAGAATTTACCCTTAAAATGACTCCTTTTATCGTGTTATCCTCACCCGCAGCCTCTATCATATCTAAAAACGTTTGATGTTGATATCCCGCTGTACTAAAGAACGAGGTAACATCTTCGCCTGTGTCTTGGATCACTCCATTTACATTTAACACAAGAATTTTACTAAATTCTGAACCCTCATCAATGACTTCCTCGGAAAACTCTGAACCAGTAGAGAATGCTTCTGTGAACATCTCACTTTGATTTAAGAACATCATTGTTGAGCTGATAATAATGGAGAATACAAATAAAACAGCTGCAATTGCTAAAGCTCCCCAGCGCTTACCATTCATTGTTCTTACCTCCTCTATTTTTTTGCTTATATTATGATTTATCTAGCATGTTGAAACATTTTTCTTATGTAAAAGTGGTAAACTAAACAACATAAAGTATTGTACCATTTTCAAGGAAAAATGTGGAGATTTACATATCTAAGGAGGAATCATTGTGACAGATCGTCGTAATATTTACTTTTTCTACAAAAAAGAGGAACATACACTTGAAAAAATTAACACGTTAATTGAAGCTGCTAAAAATAGTGATTTTATAGTTGTAAATGATTATAAAAAGGCAAACATCATTGTCAGTATCGGAGGAGATGGTGCTTTCCTTCAAGCTGCACGAAAAACAAATTTCAGATCAGATTGTTTGTATGTTGGCATCGGCGTTGATGATACATTAAGTCTATACTGTGATTTTCATTTAGATGATATCGAGAAAATGATAGAAGCAATAAATGAATCACAAATTGAAGTAAGACGATATCCTGTTTTAGAAGTGAAAATTGATAATTCAACAACGTTTAAATGCTTAAACGAATGTTCCATTCGTTCAGGCATCATTAAAACATTTGTTATTGATGTTTTTATTGATAATCTCCATTTTGAAACATTCCGAGGAGATGGCATGTTGATTTCTACACCAACGGGAAGCACTGGATATACCAAGTCTGTAAACGGAGCAGTCGTTGATCCTATGCTACCATGTATACAAGTGAGTGAATTAGCTTCATTAAACAATAACCTTTACCGTACTCTAGGCTCTTCCTTTATTCTTAGCGATAAAAGAAAATTAAAGCTTAAGGTTGTACAAGATGGTAACGACTATCCTGTTATTGGTATGGATAATGAAGCATTAAGTATTCGCCATGTCCAGGAATTAGAGTTCGGTTTAAGTGAACAACCAATTAAAACGGTTAAACTTAAAGATAATTCTTTTTGGGAAAAAGTGCAGAGAACCTTTTTATAATACAGTTAATTAACCGGGGAAGAATACCTTCCTCGGTTTATGTTATTTGCAACGCATTCTTCTTATAAACAACTTCATTATCTACTACGGTCATCATGACATTGGTACTTAAGAGTTTATCAGGTTCAATTGTAAAAATATCTTGATCCAAAATTGTAAAATCTGCCGTATATCCTTTTCTAATCATGCCTCTATCGCGTTCATGATGAATAGCGTATGCACTGCCTTTTGTAAAAAGCTCAACAGCTTCGTACATAGATAATTTTTCTTCTGGCAGATAACTTTTTCCTGTTTCCTCATAATCGCTTGTTCTTGTGACAGCAGCATGAATTCCTAATAAGGGATCAACCGGCTCAATTGGTGCATCTGATCCTCCCGCACAGTGAATTCCTTCATTTAAAAGTGTTTTCCAAGCATAGCAGGATTCTAAATGCTCTTCCCCAATTCGGTCAATAACCCATGGGAAATCACTAGTTACAAAACGAGGCTGAATATCTAAAATAATGGGCAAATTCTTAGCTTTTTCAATTAAATCTTTTCTTAGAATTTGAGCATGAATAAGACGATCATGTTGTCCCTTCAAAGGTGGATTGTTTTTAATAATATCAATTGTCCATTGAAATGCTAGGTCACCAATTACATGAACTGCAACTTCCATCTTATATTGTCTCGCCTTTTGGACCAATCCCTCTAACTCTTTCTTTGTGTGAATAGCAACCCCTGATGTTTCTGGTTCATCTTTATATGGAAAACTAAGTAGCGCTGTTCTTCCACCAAGTGCACCATCAGCAAAGATTTTCATAGCACCAAATTCACCAAACTCTCCAATCTCTCTCTTTTTCTGTTGAAATTCATCAACGATAAGATGATGAACAAGTAAATGACTTCGAAATTTTAAGCCATTGTTTAATACTCTTTGAAAAGCTTCTAATGTATTTTCCAAACTTCCATAATAAGAGAGATCTTCGGTATGAGCTCCTACCAGCCCTTTTTGATAGCAATCTTTAATAGATGTTTGAAGAGCAAACTCTAGTTCTTCTACTGTCGGGGACGGAGCGATATTAAGCACAAGCTCCTGTGCTTGATCTAACAAATATCCAGTTGGGTTACGCTCCTGATCTCTGACAATAACCCCACCTGCTGGATCCTCTGATTCTTTCGAAATATTTGCAAGTTCCAATGCTTTTGAATTGGCTATAATAGCATGCCGACATATACGTCTTAACATAACAGGATGATCTGGCGATACCTCATCTAAGTCTGAGCGATGAAGTATTCTTTGATCTTCCAATTGATTTTCGTTCCAACCCTCTCCAATAATCCAACTTCCCTTTTTTACTTCAGTTGCTCTTTTTTTTATACTTTGAATAATCTCACTGGAGTTAGTTGTTTTTGAAAAATCCAATCTTAGCAGCTTTTCTCCATGAGCAATTAAATGAAGATGGCTATCAACCAGCCCTGGAATCATTGTATGACCTTGTAGGTTCTGTTTCTCTATAATTTCATCAGAGTACTGAGTAGTAAGTGTTTCATAGCTACCTACGTCTACGATTCGTCCATTTTTTGTAAAAACAGCATCAACTTTACCTTTTTCCTGTTCTAACGTGTAGATGTTTCCACCAAACCATAACGTTCCCATATTATTCCTCCACCAAAAAGAGTCATTTACTGAATGGTACCACATTTCAACTTCCATAAAAAATAACCAGGAAGTAATTCCATCCTGGTTATTTTTGGACGATAGTATAGAAAAGTGTAAAGCTTTCACCATTGAGACTTAGCAATAAGCCATGTTTTTTTATACTATGCCTGTTTAAGCTTTAATTCACGTTCTCTTAATACTACGCGTCGAATTTTTCCTGAAGTTGTTTTTGGTAAATCTTCAATAAATTCGATTTCTCTAGGATACTTATAAGGAGCTGTTAAATCTTTCACGTGCTGCTGAAGGGTCGATATAATCTCTGGTTCATTGGCTAATGAAGGATTTCTTAACACAACAAATGCTTTTACAACATTTCCTCTTACCTCGTCAGGACTTGCAACAACAGCACATTCTTTCACATATGGATGTTTCACGAGAGCGTCTTCTACCTCGAAAGGTCCAATGGTATATCCTGAACTAATAATAATATCATCACTTCTACCTTCGAACCAGAAATATCCATCTTTATCCATTCGGGCACGGTCACCAGTTACATAATAATCACCTCTGAACTGCATAGCTGTTCGTTCAAAATCCTTATAATATTCTTTAAATAAAGCTGGTGTGTCTCGGTGAACCGCAATGTCTCCGACTTCCCCTACAGCACAAACTTCACTTTCATCATTAATAATCTTCACATCATTACCTGGTGTTGGTTTCCCCATTGAACCAGGCTTAATTTCCATTCCTTTTAGGACACCAACAAGTAAAGTGTTCTCTGTTTGTCCATAACCATCGCGTACTTTAACATTAAAATATTTTTGGAATGTTTCAATAACCTCTCTATTTAAAGGCTCTCCAGCAGATACAGCACTATGTAAGTTTGTAAGTGAATATTGATCTAGTTTTTCAACCTTTGCCATTAAACGATATTCAGTTGGTGTACAGCATAAAACATTTACACTGTAATCGTCTAAAAGCTTTAAGTATTTTTCTGGATCAAACTTCCCGTGGTAGATCAATCCCGTTGCCCCGGAACCTAATACAGATAAAAACGGACTCCAAACCCACTTTTGCCAACCAGGACCTGCAGTTGCCCAAACAACGTCATTTTCATCAATGCTTAGCCAGTTTTTTGCGGCTGTTCTTAAATGAGCAAAAGCCCACCCATGTGTATGGACAACCCCTTTAGGGTTACCTGTTGTACCAGAAGTGTAAGATATAAATGCCATACTATCTGACTTTGTTTGGACTGGTTCCATTGAGGTACTTTGCGAACATATCAATTCTTCTAACGAAGTCCAATCTTGTTTATTTCCCTCTACAACAAATTTTTTTAGGGTATGATATTCCTTTATCTCTTTAAATTCATCTGTATAAAGCCCATAGCTTATAACGGCCTTTACATCTCCATGTGTAATTCGGTATTGTAAATCTTTTGTTTTCAGCATTTCGGAGCTAGGAATAACAACTAACCCAGCCTTTAACGCTCCCAGATATACAGCATAGGCATCTATCACTCTAGGAATCACTACTAAAACTGTTTGTCCAGGCTTTAACCCCTGCTCTATTAAAGCGTTTCCAATCTGATTTACTCGATTTATTAATGAAAGGTAGGTAATTTCCTCTTTCTCACCTTGTTCGTTTTCCCATTTTAATGCAACTTTTGTGGAGTCTCCAGCATATTTCTCTATTTCTTCAACTAGATTATAAATTGGTGGTGCAAGAAGTTCTTCTCTTACCATATTTTCCCCTCCTTCATTTATACTTCATATTATACCTAATCGTCCAAAGTTTTTAAATGTTAATGAAACTTCATTATGACAGAATAAATGCGGAAATCCGACATGAAAAACTAGAAAAAAATGAAAAACAGACCCCAATAAGGCCTGTTAGAAATTTATCTTAGCTTTGCTCATTTGCTTGTTTAGCATTTTTGGGTTCATTTCTTCTTTTTCTTTGCTGTTTTCGGCTTTTTTGAAGTTTTTGTCGTTGTTCTCTTTCACCATCATATTCTTCTGCTATTTCTTCTCGATCATCTCTAGTCAAATGGAACACCCCTTTTTT
This genomic stretch from Metabacillus sp. B2-18 harbors:
- a CDS encoding NAD kinase, which translates into the protein MTDRRNIYFFYKKEEHTLEKINTLIEAAKNSDFIVVNDYKKANIIVSIGGDGAFLQAARKTNFRSDCLYVGIGVDDTLSLYCDFHLDDIEKMIEAINESQIEVRRYPVLEVKIDNSTTFKCLNECSIRSGIIKTFVIDVFIDNLHFETFRGDGMLISTPTGSTGYTKSVNGAVVDPMLPCIQVSELASLNNNLYRTLGSSFILSDKRKLKLKVVQDGNDYPVIGMDNEALSIRHVQELEFGLSEQPIKTVKLKDNSFWEKVQRTFL
- a CDS encoding DUF2953 domain-containing protein yields the protein MVWIIVIILILLFLFSLILLTRLTVIIDLLHVGDDDHIKIKFRAWLGIIRYTISIPLIKVDDEANVIVKQEQKLGDENSNKKVKKGKEKITPEEEVKAIHDVKEILQHVVGLHKIVRRFLKKVKVKEFEWHSQIGIGDAAHTGMLTGLVWSIKGGVVGIVSQYMQLHTTPIISITPEFNVYCSRTKLQCMIQFRIGQAMLAGIQLIKYWKGGRPKLKTKPFSFFAN
- the mbcS gene encoding acyl-CoA synthetase MbcS, which gives rise to MVREELLAPPIYNLVEEIEKYAGDSTKVALKWENEQGEKEEITYLSLINRVNQIGNALIEQGLKPGQTVLVVIPRVIDAYAVYLGALKAGLVVIPSSEMLKTKDLQYRITHGDVKAVISYGLYTDEFKEIKEYHTLKKFVVEGNKQDWTSLEELICSQSTSMEPVQTKSDSMAFISYTSGTTGNPKGVVHTHGWAFAHLRTAAKNWLSIDENDVVWATAGPGWQKWVWSPFLSVLGSGATGLIYHGKFDPEKYLKLLDDYSVNVLCCTPTEYRLMAKVEKLDQYSLTNLHSAVSAGEPLNREVIETFQKYFNVKVRDGYGQTENTLLVGVLKGMEIKPGSMGKPTPGNDVKIINDESEVCAVGEVGDIAVHRDTPALFKEYYKDFERTAMQFRGDYYVTGDRARMDKDGYFWFEGRSDDIIISSGYTIGPFEVEDALVKHPYVKECAVVASPDEVRGNVVKAFVVLRNPSLANEPEIISTLQQHVKDLTAPYKYPREIEFIEDLPKTTSGKIRRVVLRERELKLKQA
- the sppA gene encoding signal peptide peptidase SppA, yielding MNGKRWGALAIAAVLFVFSIIISSTMMFLNQSEMFTEAFSTGSEFSEEVIDEGSEFSKILVLNVNGVIQDTGEDVTSFFSTAGYQHQTFLDMIEAAGEDNTIKGVILRVNSPGGGVVESAEIHKKLLELKEASKKPLYVSMGTQAASGGYYISTAGDKIFAAPDTLTGSLGVIMQSINYGGLAEKYGVKFETIKSGPYKDIFSPTREMTEDERNILQSMVDNAYSGFVDVITEGRPLSEDQVRKVADGRVYDGRQAKEINLIDELGYFDDTVEAMKKDLKIEDAQVIQYGTALGFESFLTMTAGKVFKEDIELSNLYQLLSNTNSPRLMYLYSE
- a CDS encoding amidohydrolase; translation: MGTLWFGGNIYTLEQEKGKVDAVFTKNGRIVDVGSYETLTTQYSDEIIEKQNLQGHTMIPGLVDSHLHLIAHGEKLLRLDFSKTTNSSEIIQSIKKRATEVKKGSWIIGEGWNENQLEDQRILHRSDLDEVSPDHPVMLRRICRHAIIANSKALELANISKESEDPAGGVIVRDQERNPTGYLLDQAQELVLNIAPSPTVEELEFALQTSIKDCYQKGLVGAHTEDLSYYGSLENTLEAFQRVLNNGLKFRSHLLVHHLIVDEFQQKKREIGEFGEFGAMKIFADGALGGRTALLSFPYKDEPETSGVAIHTKKELEGLVQKARQYKMEVAVHVIGDLAFQWTIDIIKNNPPLKGQHDRLIHAQILRKDLIEKAKNLPIILDIQPRFVTSDFPWVIDRIGEEHLESCYAWKTLLNEGIHCAGGSDAPIEPVDPLLGIHAAVTRTSDYEETGKSYLPEEKLSMYEAVELFTKGSAYAIHHERDRGMIRKGYTADFTILDQDIFTIEPDKLLSTNVMMTVVDNEVVYKKNALQIT
- a CDS encoding RDD family protein — translated: MGATYEGLDHPEKDQPVEKETVVDYTNLLAGFWIRFWAYLIDLIVIGSINRILVYPLLQLIGIDTNDSYIFSVVSIITAITFFAYFVIMTKLLKQTLGKMVFGLKVVSTKGEENLNWGTILFRELIGRYISKMIWVGYVIAAFTPKKQALHDIFADTLVIHEKVFSKSIKEESVV